Proteins encoded in a region of the Raphanus sativus cultivar WK10039 chromosome 8, ASM80110v3, whole genome shotgun sequence genome:
- the LOC108820860 gene encoding wall-associated receptor kinase 5: MKVQKLILVATCFYLAYTQLVDGQPRNDCQTSCGNVTIEYPFGISQGCYYADDPSFNLTCNKEKLFFRLNLEVISISHSGELRAMNNISYTCYDSQGTLSDEDFYLYRLANVSLSNKNKFTIVGCNAYAYLTTYGIQNYSTGCISGCDSQPAANGGCKGAGCCSTDVSVPSDSNRFRIRSFRLQNTTSVYDFSPCKYAFLAENGTFDFDALRDLKNLRNVTQFPMVLDWSIGNQTCEQVGNASLCGRYNNTCFNSTRGTGYNCKCLKGFEGNPYLSNEHRCLDIDECTSTIHKHNCSDPSTCKNTVGDFYCKCKFGYRLDKTNMSCKRKDFGWATILLGTTIGFLSILLVVSYVQQRMKHRKTAELRQKFFQQNGGGILVQRLSGPGTSNANIQIFTEEGMKTSTNGYDESRILGQGGQGTVYKGILPDNSIVAIKKARLGDTSQVEQFINEVLVLSQINHRNVVKLLGCCLETEVPLLVYEFINSGTLFDHLHGSLFGPSLTWEQRLRIAVEIAGTLAYLHSSASIPIIHRDVKTANILLDENLTAKVADFGASRLIPMNKEQLTTMVQGTLGYLDPEYYNTGMLNEKSDVYSFGVVLMELLSSQKALCFERPLQSKHLVHYIASAMKENRLHEVIDEKVINENNWKEIQEAVGVAMECTRVTGEERPLMTEVAAKLEGLRVTKTKHQWSDQYPGEETENLVGVGILSAQGDTSSTGYDSIKNVASMHVAAGR, encoded by the exons ATGAAGGTGCAGAAACTGATCTTGGTGGCTACTTGCTTCTACCTTGCATATACGCAGCTGGTCGATGGGCAACCTCGCAACGACTGCCAAACTAGTTGTGGCAACGTCACAATTGAGTACCCTTTTGGCATTTCTCAAGGTTGTTACTATGCCGACGATCCTAGTTTCAATCTCACCTGTAACAAAGAGAAGCTATTCTTTCGACTTAATCTTGAGGTCATCAGCATTTCTCACAGCGGGGAACTACGCGCCATGAACAATATTTCTTACACTTGCTACGATAGCCAGGGAACTTTGAGTGACGAGGATTTTTACCTTTACAGGCTGGCTAATGTATCTCTCTCCAACAAAAACAAGTTTACTATAGTAGGCTGTAACGCTTACGCATATCTGACCACTTATGGAATCCAAAATTACTCAACTGGATGCATATCAGGATGTGACTCTCAACCCGCGGCAAATGGAGGGTGTAAAGGTGCAGGTTGCTGCAGTACAGACGTCTCTGTGCCGTCGGATAGCAACAGATTCCGAATTCGCTCATTTCGTTTGCAGAACACGACTTCTGTGTATGACTTCAGTCCTTGCAAATATGCCTTTCTCGCCGAAAACGGTACTTTTGACTTCGATGCTTTGAGAGATCTTAAGAACCTACGGAATGTAACTCAGTTCCCTATGGTACTGGACTGGTCTATTGGAAACCAGACATGCGAGCAAGTTGGAAACGCAAGCCTATGCGGTAGGTATAACAACACATGTTTCAATTCTACTCGTGGAACCGGGTACAACTGCAAATGCTTAAAAGGTTTTGAAGGGAATCCTTACCTTTCAAATGAACATCGTTGCCTAG ACATCGATGAGTGTACTAGTACTATCCATAAACATAACTGCTCGGATCCCAGCACCTGTAAGAACACGGTTGGAGACTTCTACTGTAAGTGCAAGTTTGGTTACCGCTTAGACAAAACCAATATGAGTTGCAAGCGTAAAGACTTTGGATGGGCTACCATTCTTCTTG GAACAACCATTGGCTTCTTGTCCATCCTGCTTGTCGTTAGCTATGTACAACAGAGAATGAAGCACCGGAAGACAGCTGAGCTCCGACAAAAATTCTTCCAACAAAATGGTGGCGGCATATTAGTACAGAGACTCTCAGGACCGGGGACATCAAATGCTAACATACAAATCTTTACTGAAGAAGGCATGAAGACATCAACTAATGGCTATGACGAGAGCAGAATCCTGGGCCAGGGAGGACAAGGAACTGTCTACAAAGGGATATTACCAGACAACTCCATAGTTGCAATAAAGAAAGCTCGGCTTGGAGACACCAGCCAAGTAGAGCAGTTCATCAACGAAGTGCTTGTGCTTTCACAAATCAACCATCGGAACGTGGTCAAACTCTTGGGCTGCTGTCTAGAGACTGAAGTTCCCTTGCTTGTCTATGAGTTCATTAACAGCGGCACCCTTTTCGATCACTTGCACGGTTCTTTGTTTGGTCCTTCTCTTACATGGGAACAACGCCTGAGGATAGCCGTGGAGATAGCTGGAACACTTGCTTatcttcactcatctgcttctatTCCAATCATCCACCGAGACGTCAAGACTGCCAATATTCTCTTGGATGAGAACTTAACTGCAAAGGTAGCTGACTTTGGTGCTTCAAGACTAATACCAATGAATAAAGAGCAGCTcacgaccatggtgcaaggcaCTCTAGGTTACTTAGACCCCGAATACTACAACACTGGGATGCTAAACGAAAAGAGTGATGTTTATAGTTTTGGGGTAGTCCTCATGGAACTTCTCTCAAGCCAAAAGGCATTGTGCTTCGAAAGGCCACTGCAGTCAAAACATCTGGTGCATTACATTGCTTCTGCCATGAAGGAGAACAGGTTGCACGAGGTTATTGACGAGAAAGTAATCAACGAGAATAACTGGAAGGAGATCCAGGAAGCTGTCGGAGTTGCTATGGAGTGTACAAGAGTGACTGGAGAAGAAAGGCCACTGATGACGGAAGTAGCTGCAAAGCTTGAGGGCTTGAGAGTCACAAAAACCAAACATCAGTGGTCGGATCAGTATCCTGGGGAGGAGACTGAGAACTTGGTCGGTGTTGGAATCTTATCAGCGCAAGGCGATACAAGTAGCACTGGCTATGACAGCATCAAGAATGTAGCAAGCATGCACGTTGCAGCTGGTCGCTAA
- the LOC108833839 gene encoding nuclear speckle RNA-binding protein B, which translates to MYLRNVQTPSLPSEELGRFNGVGGMGRPGGDNLHMGGEVITERGRVFPSDSGPNGTRAIGSGQQDLGGRPSRELLPPPPDASKTLFVEGLPSDCSMREVAHIFRPFPGYKEVRLVTTDSEQRDGDPVVLCFVDFENPASAATARNALQGYRMDEEEPDSESLQIQFSRNTGPRPG; encoded by the exons ATGTACCTGCGGAATGTG CAAACGCCTTCTTTGCCATCAGAAGAACTTGGTCGATTTAATGGTGTTGGTGGCATGGGAAGACCAGGGGGTGACAATCTGCACATGGGTGGTGAGGTCATAACTGAGCGTGGTAGAGTTTTTCCTTCAGATTCTGGGCCAAATGGTACTCGAGCTATTGGTTCTGGTCAACAAGATTTAGGTGGTAGGCCTAGCCGGGAGCTGCTTCCTCCACCTCCTGATGCATCCAAGACTCTATTTGTTGAAGGTCTTCCTTCTGATTGCTCAATGAGGGAAGTAGCTC ATATATTTCGGCCTTTTCCCGGATATAAAGAAGTGAGACTTGTGACCACAGACTCAGAGCAA AGGGATGGAGATCCTgttgttctttgttttgttgattttgAAAATCCTGCAAGTGCAGCCACTGCTCGGAACGCCCTGCAAG GGTATCGAATGGATGAAGAGGAACCTGATTCCGAGAGTTTGCAGATCCAGTTTTCCAGAAACACAGGTCCAAGACCAGGGTAA
- the LOC108833838 gene encoding pollen-specific leucine-rich repeat extensin-like protein 1 gives MKKSPPPSRLHQQEPPSPTGPPVPLFHQQEPSQLLPQPPPRPPPLLHTQEPSYQSLPRPPPPLHQQEPWQAPRLRGPVITYIPGKPPSSTPLYTSAPNYTSQAFDESPAMETCAELEKTKPRLGFAGDVETTYQHYHQQHRINQRPTNLSPRSSSLWTELTSTFSPQDLEFLASLILSPSTYGNHQRQHQSPTSSIPHCDGDPLKRPRFNLGNAKVSSFFFLPTARFVDCTMLYTLRSYFASGHCCVESQVDIEHLSTCYKS, from the exons ATGAAGAAGTCACCACCACCATCACGTTTACACCAACAAGAACCGCCATCACCAACAGGTCCACCAGTACCGCTGTTTCACCAACAAGAACCGTCGCAGCTGCTACCGCAACCACCTCCACGACCACCACCGCTGTTACATACCCAAGAACCGTCGTATCAGTCACTGCCACGACCACCACCGCCGTTACACCAACAAGAACCGTGGCAAGCGCCAAGGCTACGTGGTCCCGTGATCACATATATCCCAGGCAAACCCCCATCCTCCACTCCTCTGTACACGTCAGCACCAAACTACACGTCACAAGCGTTCGATGAATCTCCGGCGATGGAAACGTGTGCTGAGTTGGAGAAAACTAAACCGAGACTAGGGTTTGCGGGTGACGTAGAGACCACGTATCAACATTATCATCAACAACACCGAATTAACCAACGACCAACAAATTTATCTCCAAGGTCCTCTTCGTTATGGACGGAGTTAACTTCTACGTTCAGTCCACAAG atttggAATTCCTCGCTTCATTGATTTTGTCGCCGTCCACGTACGGTAATCACCAGAGACAGCATCAGTCTCCGACGTCGTCCATCCCCCACTGTGACGGTGATCCTCTGAAACGTCCTCGTTTTAACTTGGGTAATGCTAAAGtgtcttccttttttttcctcCCCACCGCTCGGTTTGTGGATTGTACAATGTTGTACACTTTAAGGAGCTACTTTGCAAGTGGGCATTGTTGTGTTGAGTCTCAGGTAGACATTGAACATCTTTCCACCTGTTATAAGTCTTAA